Proteins encoded in a region of the Perca fluviatilis chromosome 8, GENO_Pfluv_1.0, whole genome shotgun sequence genome:
- the sema3ab gene encoding semaphorin-3ab, translated as MGSLWGSIMLLCGVVLLRTEGSRAQQTKNNVPRLKLSYKDMLESNNLVTFEGLANSSAYHTFLLDEEKGRLIVGAKDHIFSFNLLNISRDYTQIPWQASPTRRDECKWAGKDLSRECSNFIKVLQPFNQTHLYVCGTGAFHPVCSYLEVGKKTEDSVFRLEPLIENGRGKSPYDPKLLTASMLIDGELYAGTSADFMGRDFAIFRTLGKHHPIRTEQHDSRWLNDPRFVGVHLIPESDNPEDDKIYLLFKENALDGEHAGKATHARIGQLCKNDLGGHRSLVNKWTTFLKARLICSVPGSNGIDTHFDELQDVFLMSTKDPKSPIIYAVFTTSSNIFKGSAVCMYSMTDIRRVFLGPYAHRDGPNYQWVPFQGRVPYPRPGTCPSKTFGGFDTTKDLPDEVVTFARSHPAMFNPVYPINNRPIIVKTDVDYQFTQIVVDKVEAEDGQYDVMFIGTDMGTILKVVSIPRGSWHDLEEVLLEEMTVFREPTAITAMELSTKQQQLYLGSDIGVSQMPLHRCEVYGKACAECCLARDPYCAWDGTECSRYFPMAKRRTRRQDIRNGDPLTQCSDLQHHDELSGQTTLVDKTVYGVENSSTFLECSPKSQRALTYWQYQRSTDDRKQEIKSEERFIRTDQGLLIRTLNKKDSGMYLCQAVEHGFMQTLLKVTLEVIDSERLEDLLHRDEEAAVSVPAQDLSPPQETPNQKLWYRDFLSLVNHPTLNSVDEFCEQVWKRERKHRRQKAHLVQQVQIHQQQQQQQQKVVNPRTHMHAQGLAAKWKHLQERQKGRNRRTHELERAPRSV; from the exons ACATGCTGGAGTCTAACAACCTTGTGACGTTTGAAGGCCTGGCCAACAGTTCGGCTTACCACACCTTCCTGTTGGACGAGGAGAAAGGAAGACTTATAGTGGGAGCCAAGGACCACATCTTCTCTTTTAACCTCCTCAATATCAGCAGAGACTACACACAG atcCCTTGGCAGGCTTCTCCCACCAGAAGAGATGAATGCAAGTGGGCAGGAAAAGATCTTTCG AGGGAGTGCTCAAATTTCATCAAGGTGTTGCAGCCGTTCAACCAGACCCATCTCTATGTGTGTGGGACGGGAGCCTTCCACCCTGTGTGCTCCTACCTGGAGGTGGGCAAGAAAACAGAG GACAGTGTGTTCCGACTGGAGCCTCTCATAGAAAATGGCCGAGGGAAGAGTCCCTATGACCCCAAGTTGCTCACTGCCTCCATGTTAATTG ATGGAGAACTGTATGCTGGGACATCAGCTGACTTCATGGGGCGGGACTTTGCCATCTTTCGCACTCTTGGAAAGCATCACCCAATCAGGACGGAGCAACATGATTCTCGGTGGCTAAATg ATCCCAGGTTTGTTGGCGTTCATCTAATTCCAGAGAGTGACAACCCAGAAGATGACAAAATCTACTTGCTCTTCAAAGAGAACGCTTTAGATGGCGAGCACGCCGGGAAGGCTACACATGCTCGCATCGGACAGCTCTGCAaa AATGACCTGGGAGGCCACAGGAGTCTGGTAAATAAGTGGACCACCTTCTTGAAGGCTCGACTTATTTGCTCCGTGCCTGGCAGTAATGGAATAGACACACACTTTGATGAACTAC AGGATGTTTTTCTCATGAGCACGAAGGATCCTAAGAGTCCGATCATCTATGCAGTATTTACCACTTCCAG CAACATCTTCAAAGGTTcagctgtgtgtatgtacagCATGACAGACATCAGGAGAGTGTTCCTGGGTCCTTATGCTCATAGAGATGGACCCAACTATCAGTGGGTGCCCTTCCAGGGACGTGTTCCCTACCCCCGTCCCGGCACG TGCCCGAGCAAAACATTTGGCGGATTTGATACAACCAAGGACCTTCCTGATGAAGTCGTAACCTTTGCCAGAAGCCACCCAGCCATGTTTAACCCTGTCTATCCCATTAACAATCGACCAATCATAGTCAAAACAGATGTGGACTACCAGTTCACCCAGATAGTGGTGGACAAAGTAGAAGCAGAAGATGGCCAGTATGACGTCATGTTCATAGGCACAG ACATGGGGACTATACTGAAAGTGGTATCCATCCCCAGAGGCTCCTGGCACGACCTGGAGGAAGTCCTATTGGAAGAAATGACTGTCTTCAGA GAGCCAACAGCCATTACAGCAATGGAACTGTCAACAAAACAG CAACAACTGTACCTGGGCTCAGACATTGGTGTGTCCCAGATGCCTTTGCATCGGTGTGAGGTTTATGGGAAAGCTTGTGCTGAATGTTGCCTGGCAAGGGACCCTTACTGTGCATGGGATGGCACCGAGTGCTCCAGATACTTTCCCATGGCTAAGAG GAGAACAAGGAGGCAAGATATCAGGAATGGAGACCCACTCACACAATGCTCAGATCTGCAACACCATG ATGAACTAAGTGGGCAGACGACTCTCGTGGATAAAACTGTGTATGGTGtggagaacagcagcacttTCCTTGAGTGCAGTCCCAAGTCCCAGAGAGCTCTGACATATTGGCAGTATCAACGCTCTACTGATGACCGCAAGCAAGAG ATCAAATCAGAAGAACGTTTCATCCGCACAGACCAGGGCCTACTGATTCGCACACTTAACAAGAAGGATTCTGGGATGTATCTGTGCCAGGCGGTGGAGCACGGTTTCATGCAGACGCTTCTGAAAGTGACCTTAGAGGTCATTGACAGCGAGCGCCTGGAGGACCTGCTACATCGCGATGAAGAGGCCGCAGTCAGCGTCCCCGCCCAGGACCTGTCCCCACCTCAAGAAACTCCCAATCAGAAGCTGTGGTACAGAGACTTCCTGTCTTTGGTCAATCACCCGACTCTCAACAGCGTGGACGAGTTCTGTGAGCAGGtatggaaaagggagagaaagcaCAGGAGGCAGAAAGCTCACCTGGTGCAGCAAGTACAAatacaccagcagcagcagcagcagcagcagaaggttGTGAACCCTCGCACCCACATGCATGCTCAAGGGCTGGCAGCCAAGTGGAAGCACCTGCAAGAGAGGCAGAAGGGACGCAACCGCAGGACCCATGAACTAGAGAGGGCTCCCCGCAGTGTCTGA